The following are encoded together in the Candidatus Methylomirabilis oxygeniifera genome:
- a CDS encoding Similar to tr|Q3M7V5|Q3M7V5_ANAVT PilT protein-like has protein sequence MVSAQHLEGFLRRHPVVGLDSNLLIYLIEEHPEYHRLTEKVFGSIEAGRNTGVCSTLSLLEVLVQPYRESNDELVDQFYALLTTYPHIRWIDLSIGIADLGAQLRAKYQLKTPDAILAATSIEAGATGFIGNDSQLKRISELDILILSGD, from the coding sequence GTGGTAAGTGCCCAGCACCTCGAGGGCTTCCTGCGAAGGCACCCCGTAGTTGGACTGGATTCAAATCTGCTGATCTACCTTATCGAGGAACACCCGGAGTACCATCGATTGACTGAGAAGGTATTCGGATCAATTGAAGCGGGACGCAATACGGGGGTTTGCTCCACACTCTCCCTTCTTGAGGTCCTGGTCCAACCCTACCGAGAGAGCAATGACGAACTCGTCGATCAGTTCTATGCCCTCCTCACCACCTATCCTCACATCCGATGGATCGACTTATCGATCGGGATCGCCGATCTGGGCGCCCAACTTCGCGCCAAATACCAATTGAAAACACCCGATGCCATCCTGGCGGCGACCTCTATCGAGGCCGGCGCCACCGGTTTCATAGGGAACGACAGCCAGCTCAAACGGATTTCTGAGTTGGATATTCTGATTTTAAGCGGCGATTAG
- a CDS encoding conserved protein of unknown function (Evidence 4 : Homologs of previously reported genes of unknown function), with protein sequence MCPISNRDVEEARNYHAATKHSYWSIRLGGHFLDWANKPRPYKAYQGLPVIPLPRDIAPPATEALDAISAFQPDGTSMLDLAGLAQVLFYCGGLTKKKVSPGGEAQYFRAASCTGALYEVEIYVVCGDLPRLPAGVYHFCPVDFALRRLRAGDLRGELARATAGDTSISSAPVILVLTAIFWRNAWKYQARAYRHFYWNGGTILANLLATTASAQLTSRVVTGFMDARVDHLLGLDSEREASLCLVPIGASSPAAELPEIPPIAPETVPLSKMEVDYPLITQIRAASMLSSEEEVRVWRSTFIPRPLASLGDQYFPLHPIEREQLPARTLGETILRRGSTHQFAQLPISFQQLSTILERTSRGIPADFLGGSSTTLLDTYLIVNSVENLSTGAFHFSPLRQALELLKGGTFRREAGYLCLEQHLGIEASVVVFFLADLERILERYGNRGYGAAQLEAGIVGGKIYLCAYALGLGATGTTFYDDDVTEFFSPHAAGKAALFAVAIGHSARVPGRVKFLPPGGH encoded by the coding sequence TTGTGCCCGATCAGCAACCGCGACGTTGAAGAGGCCCGCAACTACCATGCGGCGACCAAACACTCCTACTGGAGTATCCGCTTGGGAGGTCATTTCCTCGACTGGGCCAATAAGCCGCGTCCGTACAAGGCATATCAGGGGCTGCCGGTTATCCCTCTGCCGCGTGATATTGCGCCGCCGGCTACTGAGGCTCTTGACGCCATTTCAGCCTTCCAGCCGGACGGGACGAGCATGCTTGACTTGGCCGGGCTGGCGCAGGTCCTGTTTTATTGCGGTGGTCTGACCAAGAAGAAAGTCTCCCCTGGGGGCGAGGCGCAGTACTTTCGCGCGGCCTCCTGTACCGGTGCGTTGTATGAGGTAGAGATCTATGTGGTCTGCGGCGATTTGCCGAGACTGCCTGCCGGGGTCTATCACTTCTGCCCGGTCGACTTCGCCCTCCGCCGGTTGCGGGCGGGGGATCTCCGGGGGGAGCTCGCTCGTGCGACGGCCGGCGATACGTCGATATCGAGCGCGCCTGTCATTCTGGTTCTGACAGCGATCTTCTGGCGGAACGCCTGGAAGTACCAGGCACGGGCCTATCGTCACTTCTACTGGAACGGCGGAACGATTCTGGCTAACCTCCTGGCCACGACCGCTTCCGCGCAGCTTACATCTCGGGTCGTAACGGGCTTCATGGATGCTCGTGTGGACCACCTCCTTGGTCTGGACAGCGAACGTGAGGCGAGTCTCTGCCTTGTCCCGATTGGGGCAAGTTCGCCTGCTGCGGAGCTACCGGAGATTCCGCCGATTGCGCCCGAAACCGTCCCGCTCTCGAAAATGGAGGTAGACTATCCGCTGATCACGCAGATCCGTGCAGCCTCCATGCTGTCGAGTGAGGAGGAGGTCCGAGTGTGGCGATCGACATTCATTCCGAGACCCTTAGCGTCTCTTGGCGACCAATATTTTCCCCTTCACCCCATTGAGCGGGAGCAGCTTCCTGCCCGGACCCTGGGTGAGACCATCCTCCGCAGGGGTTCTACGCACCAGTTCGCTCAACTCCCGATCTCATTCCAGCAACTGTCCACTATCCTTGAGCGAACCAGCCGCGGGATCCCGGCGGACTTTCTCGGGGGGTCGAGCACGACCTTGTTGGACACCTATCTCATCGTCAACTCCGTCGAGAATCTCTCTACCGGGGCCTTCCACTTCTCGCCATTACGGCAGGCGCTTGAGCTGTTGAAGGGGGGCACATTTCGACGCGAGGCAGGCTACCTCTGCCTCGAACAACACCTTGGCATCGAGGCGAGCGTCGTCGTCTTCTTCCTCGCAGACCTGGAGCGGATCCTTGAGCGCTACGGGAATCGGGGCTACGGCGCTGCCCAGTTGGAGGCGGGGATCGTCGGCGGAAAGATCTACCTCTGCGCATATGCCCTGGGATTAGGCGCGACGGGCACCACCTTTTACGACGACGATGTGACCGAGTTCTTCTCTCCCCATGCCGCAGGGAAGGCCGCACTCTTTGCCGTGGCGATTGGGCACTCGGCGCGTGTCCCTGGGCGGGTCAAGTTTCTGCCGCCAGGAGGCCATTAA
- a CDS encoding putative aldehyde-dehydrogenase-like protein y4uC (Evidence 3 : Function proposed based on presence of conserved amino acid motif, structural feature or limited homology), whose product MRMYVAGQWIDTAKHIDVLNPYDGAVVDTVPCAELGDIEKALESAARGARTMATLPGYDRYRILNKAAELIEARSEEFAETITLEEGKSLAESRFEVSRAVQTLILSGEEAKRLHGETVPFDGAPGGSGKFGFTLRVPCGVVVAISPFNFPLNLVCHKVGPALAAGNAVVIKPATDTPLSALKLTEILLEAGLPAEGIACLTGSGAVIGDALCSDRRVRKITFTGSRDVGERICRMAGIKKVTMELGSNAPVIIMPDADLEKVAAAVTATGYTNAGQVCISTQRVLTSRQVYGDFLDALKPKVEALVTGNPLDEKTKVGPMIRERDAIRVGEWVREAAAGGARVVTGGERQGAIYAPTVVADVTPDMRIFCDELFGPAVAVTRFDTIDQAIALANDSVYGLAAGIFTENLEWAMRFAREVEAGNLMINWGPQWRADLMPYGGLKESGFGKEGPRYAVEEMTELKLVCFHLAG is encoded by the coding sequence ATGCGGATGTATGTGGCCGGGCAGTGGATCGACACGGCAAAGCATATCGACGTTTTGAACCCGTACGATGGAGCGGTGGTGGATACCGTGCCGTGTGCGGAATTGGGGGATATTGAGAAGGCCCTGGAGAGCGCAGCGCGCGGCGCACGGACGATGGCGACGCTTCCCGGTTACGACCGTTATCGAATCCTGAACAAGGCGGCGGAGCTGATTGAGGCGCGGAGCGAGGAGTTCGCCGAAACGATTACGCTCGAGGAGGGCAAGAGCTTGGCCGAGTCGCGCTTCGAGGTGAGCCGGGCCGTGCAGACGCTGATCCTGTCCGGCGAGGAGGCGAAGCGTCTCCATGGCGAGACCGTCCCCTTCGATGGAGCCCCGGGCGGCTCAGGCAAGTTCGGTTTTACGCTGCGCGTGCCGTGCGGGGTCGTCGTTGCCATCAGCCCCTTTAACTTCCCGTTGAACCTGGTATGCCACAAAGTAGGACCCGCCCTGGCCGCCGGTAACGCAGTCGTCATTAAGCCGGCCACCGATACCCCTCTCTCGGCGCTGAAACTGACAGAGATCCTGCTGGAGGCGGGTCTGCCGGCCGAGGGAATCGCCTGCCTGACCGGCTCAGGAGCGGTAATCGGCGACGCGCTGTGCAGCGATCGGCGGGTCCGCAAGATCACGTTTACAGGGAGCCGCGATGTCGGCGAGCGGATCTGCCGGATGGCCGGGATCAAGAAGGTGACGATGGAACTCGGCAGCAACGCGCCCGTCATCATCATGCCCGATGCCGATCTCGAGAAGGTCGCGGCCGCCGTAACGGCGACCGGCTACACGAACGCCGGGCAGGTCTGCATCTCCACACAACGGGTCTTGACCAGCCGGCAGGTCTACGGCGATTTTCTGGATGCCCTGAAACCCAAGGTGGAGGCGCTTGTGACCGGCAACCCCCTGGACGAGAAGACCAAGGTGGGCCCCATGATTCGCGAGCGGGACGCCATCCGAGTTGGGGAGTGGGTGCGCGAGGCGGCTGCGGGCGGCGCGCGGGTTGTGACGGGCGGGGAGCGTCAAGGGGCGATCTACGCCCCCACGGTCGTCGCCGACGTCACACCCGACATGCGAATCTTCTGTGATGAGCTGTTCGGACCGGCTGTCGCGGTCACGCGGTTCGACACAATCGACCAGGCGATTGCGCTGGCCAACGATTCGGTCTACGGCCTGGCGGCCGGCATCTTCACCGAGAACCTGGAGTGGGCGATGCGGTTCGCGCGCGAGGTTGAGGCGGGCAACCTGATGATCAACTGGGGCCCTCAATGGCGAGCCGACCTGATGCCCTACGGAGGGCTGAAGGAGAGCGGTTTCGGCAAAGAAGGCCCGCGCTATGCCGTGGAGGAGATGACCGAGCTGAAGCTGGTCTGCTTCCATCTGGCCGGCTGA
- a CDS encoding protein of unknown function (Evidence 5 : No homology to any previously reported sequences), producing the protein MSHHRTHNARLLLQYEVGQSIERIPIS; encoded by the coding sequence TTGAGCCATCACCGGACTCATAATGCTCGACTCCTGTTACAATATGAAGTAGGTCAATCGATCGAGCGCATACCCATTTCGTGA
- the moaA gene encoding Molybdenum cofactor biosynthesis protein A 1 codes for MPEEEYVWLPRKEILTLEEASRLVDIFTELGVTKVRLTGGEPLVRRDLAALVGMIARNLRIEDLAMTTNGILLAESALALYDAGLHRVTVSLDTLRPDRFTALTRKDTHEKVLNGIRSAQQVGFKELKIDSVIMRGFNEDELVDLLECGARIGAEVRFIEYMDVGGATHWSMDKVFSRAEMLEALTRQYGRIEPVASAGWAPADRFVLSDGTVFGIVASTTTPFCRTCDRSRLTADGTWYLCLYAQRGIDLRTPLRAGVSKAELISLIVAGWTGRSDRGAEERKELRVRDVLVSAEGLRQDPHLEMHTRGG; via the coding sequence ATGCCAGAGGAAGAGTACGTCTGGCTTCCTCGCAAAGAGATCCTGACGTTGGAGGAGGCGAGTCGTCTGGTGGACATCTTCACAGAACTCGGCGTCACTAAGGTTCGCCTTACGGGGGGTGAGCCGCTTGTCCGCAGGGATCTTGCGGCTCTGGTTGGGATGATTGCGCGCAACCTGCGGATCGAGGATCTTGCCATGACGACAAACGGGATCTTATTGGCTGAATCTGCGCTCGCGCTGTATGACGCCGGTCTGCACCGCGTAACGGTCAGCCTGGACACCCTACGCCCCGATCGTTTCACGGCACTGACAAGAAAAGACACCCACGAAAAGGTGCTGAATGGGATCAGGTCGGCCCAGCAGGTCGGCTTTAAGGAATTGAAAATTGATAGTGTGATTATGCGGGGGTTCAACGAAGACGAACTTGTCGATCTGCTGGAGTGTGGCGCGCGGATAGGCGCCGAGGTCCGATTCATTGAGTACATGGACGTCGGCGGAGCGACCCATTGGTCAATGGACAAGGTCTTCTCCAGGGCGGAGATGCTCGAGGCGCTGACGCGACAGTATGGCCGCATTGAGCCGGTCGCGTCCGCGGGCTGGGCGCCTGCCGATCGATTTGTCCTGTCGGACGGCACAGTCTTCGGCATTGTCGCGTCCACAACCACGCCGTTCTGCCGCACTTGCGACAGGAGTCGGCTCACCGCCGATGGGACGTGGTACTTGTGTCTATACGCCCAACGCGGGATCGATCTGCGGACACCGCTGCGGGCCGGGGTCTCAAAAGCGGAGTTGATCTCCCTCATCGTCGCCGGATGGACCGGGCGAAGCGATCGCGGCGCCGAAGAGCGAAAAGAGCTTCGGGTGAGAGACGTGTTGGTGTCGGCAGAGGGACTCAGGCAAGATCCTCACCTTGAAATGCATACCAGGGGCGGGTAG
- a CDS encoding protein of unknown function (Evidence 5 : No homology to any previously reported sequences), giving the protein MAAQVAPVGHRQTQTAKRPAQGVKKYRGMFGVLVHLRLLKKRSTIGG; this is encoded by the coding sequence TTGGCAGCGCAGGTTGCACCGGTCGGTCACAGACAGACGCAAACTGCGAAGCGGCCTGCTCAGGGTGTCAAGAAATATCGGGGGATGTTCGGTGTGCTGGTTCATCTGCGCTTACTCAAAAAGCGGTCAACAATTGGGGGTTAG
- a CDS encoding 4Fe-4S ferredoxin iron-sulfur binding domain protein (modular protein), producing the protein MAYVVADPCIGTKDHACVDVCPVECFYEGEELLFIHPEECIDCAACEPECPVAAIFEASQVPEQWQHFIQMNADACKDGHTLPVAVQRAAWEAQKEEEGSVANLYYQKYPPKH; encoded by the coding sequence ATGGCGTATGTTGTAGCCGATCCATGTATTGGCACCAAAGACCATGCGTGTGTAGATGTCTGTCCGGTGGAGTGCTTCTATGAGGGCGAGGAACTGCTGTTTATTCATCCGGAGGAGTGCATCGATTGCGCCGCCTGTGAGCCGGAGTGCCCGGTTGCCGCGATCTTTGAAGCGAGCCAGGTACCGGAGCAGTGGCAGCATTTCATTCAGATGAACGCCGATGCGTGTAAGGATGGACATACCCTTCCGGTGGCGGTCCAGCGGGCGGCGTGGGAAGCCCAGAAAGAGGAAGAGGGGAGCGTCGCCAATCTCTATTACCAGAAGTATCCCCCGAAGCACTAA
- a CDS encoding conserved hypothetical protein (domain of unknown function DUF59) (Evidence 4 : Homologs of previously reported genes of unknown function): MDTSEIEAEVIEVLRTCYDPEIPVNIYDLGLIYEVKVEPSGLARVVMTLTSPHCPAAAELPAGVEMKVRCVPGVADAQVEVVWDPPWDPSKLSEAAKLQLGFL; encoded by the coding sequence ATGGATACGAGCGAGATCGAAGCAGAGGTTATTGAGGTCCTGCGCACCTGTTACGACCCTGAGATCCCTGTCAATATCTATGATTTGGGGTTGATCTATGAGGTTAAGGTGGAGCCCTCTGGCCTGGCCAGAGTGGTGATGACCCTCACGTCGCCTCATTGTCCGGCCGCAGCGGAGCTGCCGGCTGGAGTCGAGATGAAGGTGCGGTGCGTTCCCGGAGTGGCGGATGCCCAGGTTGAGGTCGTCTGGGACCCCCCATGGGATCCATCCAAGCTCTCTGAAGCCGCCAAGCTTCAGCTTGGATTCCTGTAG
- a CDS encoding conserved protein of unknown function (Evidence 4 : Homologs of previously reported genes of unknown function), producing the protein MSDLRELYQEVILDHNKRPQNFRKLEDANCTAEGFNPLCGDQITVYLLVEDQVIRDVAFQGSGCAISKASASMMTATVKGKTIAEAEGLFETFHRMVTVDPGAAADSLEAGGEPGRTIGKLAAFAGVREFPVRVKCATLPWHTLHAALEGGGRVTSTE; encoded by the coding sequence ATGTCGGACTTACGCGAACTGTATCAGGAGGTCATTCTTGACCATAATAAGCGGCCGCAAAATTTCCGAAAACTGGAAGACGCGAACTGTACGGCGGAAGGGTTCAATCCGCTGTGCGGCGATCAGATCACGGTCTACCTGCTTGTCGAAGATCAGGTGATCAGAGATGTTGCCTTTCAGGGATCGGGTTGCGCAATTTCGAAAGCCTCCGCGTCGATGATGACCGCAACCGTGAAAGGAAAGACGATCGCCGAAGCCGAGGGTCTTTTCGAGACCTTCCATAGAATGGTCACAGTCGATCCCGGCGCTGCAGCCGATTCACTTGAGGCCGGTGGTGAGCCCGGTCGAACCATCGGAAAACTGGCCGCCTTTGCTGGTGTCCGGGAGTTCCCGGTTCGGGTCAAGTGTGCGACGCTGCCGTGGCATACCTTACATGCCGCACTGGAGGGAGGCGGGCGGGTTACCTCGACGGAATAG
- the sufS gene encoding Highly similar to cysteine desulfurase (Evidence 2a : Function of homologous gene experimentally demonstrated in an other organism; PubMedId : 15952888; Product type e : enzyme) gives MAASTTLPEVGMTFDAEGIREDFPVLQQQIHGKPLVYLDNAATSQKPRSVVDTIERYYLTENSNVHRGIHLLSERATEAFEGARAKVARFFNVGDVREIVFVRGATEGINLVAQSFVRPRLAVGDEILISEMEHHSNIVPWQIACEQTGAVLRVVPINDDGELRLDEYERLLGPRTRLVSIVHVSNALGTINPVKQVIGMAHERGIPVLIDGAQAAPHLAVDVQALDCDFYVCSGHKLFGPTGIGIMFGKARHLEAMPPYQGGGDMILSVTFEKTIYNEAPLKFEAGTPHIAGAIGLGAAIDYVGSIGLDRIAAYEGELLAYATDAVSAIPGIRIIGTAKEKASILSFVLDDIHAHDIGTILDQEGIAIRTGHHCAQPVLQRFRVPATARVSVAFYNTQDEIDALVRAIYKVTELFG, from the coding sequence ATGGCCGCTTCGACGACGCTGCCTGAGGTCGGCATGACATTCGACGCGGAGGGCATCCGGGAGGATTTTCCCGTTCTTCAGCAGCAGATTCACGGGAAGCCGCTGGTGTACCTGGACAATGCGGCCACAAGTCAGAAGCCGAGGTCGGTTGTCGACACGATCGAGCGGTATTACCTGACTGAAAACTCGAATGTGCACCGCGGGATCCACCTCTTGAGCGAGCGGGCTACGGAGGCCTTTGAGGGCGCCAGGGCCAAGGTGGCGCGCTTTTTCAATGTCGGGGATGTACGCGAGATCGTCTTCGTTCGCGGCGCCACAGAGGGGATCAATCTGGTCGCCCAAAGCTTTGTCAGGCCACGTCTTGCGGTGGGAGACGAGATCCTCATCTCCGAGATGGAACATCATTCGAATATCGTCCCATGGCAGATCGCCTGTGAGCAGACCGGAGCGGTCCTGCGGGTTGTGCCGATTAACGACGACGGTGAGTTGCGACTTGACGAGTATGAACGATTGCTGGGTCCCAGAACACGGCTGGTGTCGATCGTGCACGTTTCAAATGCCCTTGGCACGATCAACCCGGTGAAGCAGGTGATCGGGATGGCGCACGAGCGGGGCATACCCGTCCTCATCGATGGCGCGCAGGCTGCGCCCCACCTGGCGGTCGATGTGCAGGCGCTGGACTGCGACTTCTATGTCTGCTCCGGCCATAAGCTGTTCGGTCCCACCGGCATCGGTATTATGTTCGGAAAGGCTCGCCACCTCGAGGCTATGCCGCCGTACCAGGGTGGGGGCGACATGATCCTCTCGGTCACCTTCGAGAAGACGATCTACAATGAGGCGCCGTTAAAGTTTGAGGCCGGGACGCCCCATATTGCAGGCGCGATCGGACTCGGCGCGGCGATCGATTACGTGGGCAGCATTGGACTGGACCGGATCGCCGCCTACGAGGGCGAGTTGCTGGCGTACGCGACGGACGCCGTCTCCGCCATTCCTGGCATACGGATCATCGGGACCGCCAAAGAGAAGGCGAGCATCCTCTCCTTTGTCCTTGACGATATCCACGCCCACGACATCGGTACGATCCTGGATCAGGAGGGGATTGCGATCCGGACAGGCCACCACTGCGCCCAGCCGGTGTTGCAGCGATTTCGTGTACCCGCGACAGCCAGGGTGTCGGTCGCGTTCTACAATACGCAGGACGAGATCGACGCGCTGGTAAGAGCGATCTACAAGGTCACCGAGCTGTTCGGCTGA
- the sufD gene encoding sufD, needed for fhuF Fe-S center production/stability (Evidence 2a : Function of homologous gene experimentally demonstrated in an other organism; PubMedId : 12941942; Product type t : transporter), with product MLQVAEDLDSYRADFERFERDDAGRGPQWTQQIRTAAFGRFIELGFPTTRLEDWKYTNVAPIITTAFRRAGQAQRTLPIEPIESFTLEDVACAQLVFVNGCYSSDLSSLKKLPAGVVVSNLATVLACNPASVKPHLAQHAGFHNQAFVALNTAFMEDGAFVFIPKGTVVDAPIHLLFVSSSPCDSALGRPPSTEFGAGFESPVPAGFQGGADDKSSVASVSYPRNLIVVESHSQVRVIESYVGMGHDVYCTNAVTEIVGGENAVIDYYKVQRESEEAFHVATAQVQLGRGGTFSSHTIDLGGALVRNNLGVALDGDGAECTLNGLSMATGRQHVDNHTRIDHIRPHCSSRQLYKGILDGKSRGVFNGKVVVHGAARKTDARQVNKNLLLSEDAVIDSKPQLEIFNNDVKCTHGTTIGQHDQDAIFYLRSRGIDPAATRRLLTYAFASELLSRITIEPIRARLEALLVTRLGNRSTSEETS from the coding sequence ATGCTTCAAGTTGCGGAAGATCTGGACAGTTATCGCGCAGACTTTGAGCGGTTTGAGAGGGATGATGCGGGCAGGGGTCCCCAGTGGACGCAGCAGATCCGCACAGCGGCGTTCGGTCGGTTCATCGAGCTGGGGTTTCCGACGACTCGGCTTGAGGATTGGAAGTATACGAATGTCGCCCCGATCATCACGACCGCGTTCAGACGCGCAGGACAGGCTCAGAGAACGCTACCGATTGAGCCGATCGAGTCCTTTACCCTTGAGGATGTGGCGTGCGCTCAGCTCGTCTTCGTGAATGGCTGCTACTCGTCCGACCTTTCGTCGCTGAAGAAGCTTCCGGCAGGTGTCGTGGTGAGCAATCTAGCAACGGTGCTCGCCTGCAATCCGGCCTCGGTCAAACCGCATCTGGCTCAGCATGCCGGTTTCCATAATCAGGCGTTTGTGGCTCTTAACACGGCCTTCATGGAGGACGGGGCGTTCGTATTCATCCCGAAGGGTACGGTCGTTGACGCGCCGATCCATCTGCTGTTCGTGTCCTCGTCGCCCTGCGACTCGGCTTTGGGTAGGCCCCCCTCGACGGAGTTCGGCGCAGGCTTCGAGTCGCCTGTCCCCGCAGGCTTTCAGGGGGGAGCTGACGATAAGAGCAGTGTTGCCTCGGTGTCATATCCGCGGAACCTGATCGTGGTGGAATCTCATAGCCAGGTTCGGGTTATCGAGAGCTATGTCGGCATGGGCCACGACGTCTATTGTACCAATGCAGTTACTGAGATCGTCGGAGGCGAGAACGCAGTGATCGACTATTATAAGGTGCAGCGGGAAAGCGAGGAGGCCTTCCACGTGGCAACCGCGCAGGTACAACTTGGTCGCGGCGGTACGTTCTCGTCCCACACCATTGATCTTGGCGGTGCTCTCGTCCGGAATAATCTGGGCGTGGCACTCGATGGGGATGGTGCGGAGTGTACGCTCAACGGCCTGTCTATGGCGACAGGTCGGCAGCACGTGGATAACCACACGCGGATCGATCATATCCGGCCGCATTGCAGCAGCCGTCAGCTCTATAAGGGTATCCTTGACGGGAAGTCGAGGGGGGTCTTTAATGGGAAGGTCGTTGTTCATGGGGCTGCTCGGAAAACCGATGCCAGGCAGGTCAACAAGAATCTCCTGCTCTCCGAAGACGCCGTGATCGATAGCAAGCCGCAGTTGGAGATCTTCAACAACGACGTGAAATGTACGCATGGCACGACAATCGGCCAACATGACCAGGATGCGATTTTTTATCTGCGGTCTCGCGGCATCGATCCGGCGGCAACTCGGCGATTGCTGACCTATGCATTTGCAAGCGAACTGCTGAGCCGGATTACGATTGAGCCGATCCGCGCCCGACTCGAAGCGCTTCTGGTTACTCGGCTCGGCAACCGCTCGACGTCTGAGGAGACATCATGA
- the sufC gene encoding SufC, related to ABC transporter associated with Fe-S cluster assembly (ATP-binding protein) (Evidence 2a : Function of homologous gene experimentally demonstrated in an other organism; PubMedId : 12554644, 14761990; Product type pt : putative transporter) codes for MLTITNLHVKVGGAEILRGVDLVVGHGEVHAVMGPNGSGKSTLAHVLAGRDGYEVTAGEVVYEGKDLLRMPPEVRAREGVFLSFQYPVEIPGVNTSYFLKAAVNAVRKHCGLEELDAIDFLNLIKEKMKLVELDQGLLNRSLNEGFSGGEKKRNEIFQMAVLDPKLAILDETDSGLDIDALRIVAKGIDALRSPDRSMILITHYQRLLNYITPDFVHVLFEGRIVKSGGRDLAHELEAKGYDWIKAEAGLTQQARV; via the coding sequence ATGCTCACAATTACAAATCTGCACGTGAAGGTAGGAGGCGCAGAAATCCTGCGCGGAGTAGATCTGGTAGTGGGGCATGGCGAGGTCCATGCCGTCATGGGTCCTAACGGCTCGGGTAAGAGTACGTTGGCCCACGTACTGGCCGGTCGGGATGGCTATGAGGTCACGGCCGGTGAAGTGGTGTACGAGGGGAAGGACCTGCTTCGGATGCCTCCGGAAGTGCGCGCTCGCGAGGGGGTGTTTCTGTCCTTCCAATATCCTGTCGAGATCCCCGGGGTGAACACAAGTTACTTCTTGAAGGCGGCCGTCAATGCCGTACGAAAGCACTGCGGTCTTGAAGAGCTCGATGCCATCGACTTCCTCAACCTGATTAAGGAAAAGATGAAACTTGTCGAGCTGGACCAGGGCCTCCTGAATCGTTCGCTCAACGAAGGCTTCTCAGGCGGGGAGAAGAAGCGAAATGAGATCTTCCAGATGGCCGTGCTCGATCCGAAGTTGGCGATTTTGGATGAGACGGACTCCGGCCTGGATATCGATGCCTTGAGGATCGTGGCAAAGGGTATTGATGCGCTCAGAAGTCCGGATCGTTCCATGATCCTGATTACCCATTACCAACGGTTGCTGAACTACATTACTCCCGACTTCGTCCATGTGCTCTTTGAGGGACGGATCGTCAAGTCAGGGGGGCGGGATCTGGCGCATGAGCTCGAGGCAAAAGGGTATGATTGGATCAAAGCGGAAGCCGGCCTGACCCAGCAGGCGCGTGTGTAG